One genomic segment of Bradyrhizobium diazoefficiens includes these proteins:
- a CDS encoding YdcH family protein, whose product MTIQAHLVELERKHKLLENELHEALVHLSTDDLQIVELKRRKLMVKDQIERLRQSETLH is encoded by the coding sequence ATGACAATTCAGGCACATCTTGTTGAATTGGAGCGGAAGCACAAACTTCTCGAAAACGAATTGCACGAGGCTCTCGTGCACCTTTCAACAGACGACCTGCAAATTGTTGAGTTGAAGCGCCGGAAGTTGATGGTCAAGGACCAGATCGAGCGTTTGAGGCAGAGCGAGACGCTCCACTAG
- a CDS encoding NAD(P)/FAD-dependent oxidoreductase produces the protein MDRVDCVVIGAGVVGLAVARKLAQAGREVIVLEAAEAIGTVTSSRNSEVIHAGIYYRAGSWMARMCVSGKHALYRYCSERGIPHKNCGKLIVATSPKETEKLQSIKAHAEANGVLDMQLLSGEAARALEPALACDAALLSPSTGIIDSHAFMLSLRGEAEGSGAAFAFHTPLLRAKAAGGVIEIEAGGEAPMTLQCSLLVNAAGLSAVTVARHIDGMPIDRIPPPYLAKGNYFSCNARAPFSRLIYPVPEPGGLGVHLTLDMAGQARFGPDVEWIEAINYEVDPSRAERFYPAIRKYWPTLPDGALMPSYSGIRPKIVPPAVATQDFLMQGPRDHGVEGLINLFGIESPGLTSSLAIADHVAELAGI, from the coding sequence ATGGATAGGGTCGACTGTGTCGTCATCGGAGCCGGCGTGGTCGGGCTCGCGGTGGCTCGGAAGCTCGCCCAGGCCGGGCGCGAGGTCATCGTGCTCGAGGCGGCCGAGGCCATCGGCACCGTCACCTCCTCGCGCAACAGCGAGGTGATCCATGCCGGCATCTACTACCGCGCCGGCAGCTGGATGGCGCGCATGTGCGTCAGCGGCAAGCACGCGCTGTATCGCTACTGCTCCGAGCGCGGCATTCCGCACAAGAATTGCGGCAAGCTGATTGTCGCGACCAGCCCGAAAGAGACCGAGAAGCTGCAATCGATCAAGGCACATGCCGAGGCCAACGGCGTGCTCGACATGCAGCTGCTGTCCGGCGAGGCCGCACGCGCGCTGGAGCCGGCGCTGGCCTGCGACGCCGCGCTGCTCTCGCCATCGACCGGCATCATCGACAGCCACGCCTTCATGCTCTCGCTGCGCGGCGAGGCGGAGGGATCCGGCGCGGCCTTTGCCTTTCACACCCCGCTGCTTCGCGCCAAGGCGGCCGGCGGCGTGATCGAGATCGAGGCCGGCGGTGAGGCGCCGATGACCTTGCAATGCAGCCTGCTGGTCAATGCCGCGGGGCTTTCAGCGGTCACGGTGGCGCGCCACATTGACGGGATGCCGATCGACCGGATTCCACCCCCCTATCTCGCCAAGGGAAACTATTTCAGCTGCAACGCCAGGGCGCCGTTCTCGCGGCTGATCTATCCGGTGCCCGAGCCCGGCGGGCTGGGCGTGCATCTGACGCTGGACATGGCAGGGCAGGCGCGTTTCGGCCCCGACGTCGAATGGATCGAGGCGATCAATTACGAGGTCGACCCGTCACGCGCCGAGCGCTTCTATCCGGCGATCCGCAAATACTGGCCGACGCTGCCCGACGGCGCGCTGATGCCGAGCTATTCGGGCATTCGCCCGAAGATCGTGCCGCCCGCGGTGGCCACGCAGGATTTTCTGATGCAGGGTCCGCGCGATCACGGCGTCGAAGGCCTGATCAACCTGTTCGGCATCGAATCCCCGGGGCTGACGTCGTCGCTTGCGATCGCCGATCACGTCGCCGAGCTCGCAGGAATCTAA
- a CDS encoding YdcH family protein yields the protein MTNEDERELEAELTRLQQEHRDLDAAIDALHQSPAPDLLRLQRLKKRKLLLRDRIAFIEDQITPDIIA from the coding sequence ATGACCAATGAAGATGAGCGTGAGCTCGAAGCCGAGCTCACCCGGTTGCAGCAGGAACACCGAGATCTCGATGCGGCGATCGATGCACTGCATCAATCGCCCGCCCCCGACCTGTTGCGGCTACAGCGGTTGAAGAAGCGCAAGCTGTTGCTACGCGACCGCATCGCGTTCATCGAAGACCAGATCACGCCCGACATCATCGCCTGA
- a CDS encoding ABC transporter ATP-binding protein → MTGGAALPVAGQPLLRIEGVAKTFGTFRAVDGVSLDVKAGEFFALLGPSGCGKTTLLRMLAGFEAPDEGRILLGDEDIAQALPHERPINMMFQNYALFPHLSVRDNIAFGLKRARMARDEIATRVAEMVALVKLEGLEKRKPDQLSGGQRQRVALARALARRPQLLLLDEPLAALDKKLRESTQGELMELQRRLGMTFIIVTHDQEEAMTMASRIGVMKAGKLAQVASPRELYEAPRSRWVAEFVGDINLFDGETKLRDGHRLVIGTRDAGALVVAEPREPVGAGKFAVAIRPEKVKLSRRGPVSEAGRETAINALDGVIADICYLGGTTTYKVKLDTGGIIEASVANSARLDADAFSLNQHVVAWFTPDDCVVLPS, encoded by the coding sequence ATGACCGGTGGAGCTGCGCTTCCCGTAGCGGGGCAGCCACTGCTGCGCATCGAGGGCGTTGCCAAGACCTTCGGGACGTTCCGCGCCGTCGATGGCGTCTCGCTCGACGTCAAGGCCGGCGAGTTCTTTGCGTTGCTCGGCCCCTCCGGCTGCGGCAAGACCACGCTGTTGCGCATGCTCGCCGGATTCGAGGCGCCGGACGAGGGGCGCATCCTGCTCGGGGATGAGGACATCGCGCAGGCGCTGCCGCATGAGCGCCCGATCAACATGATGTTCCAGAACTATGCGCTGTTTCCGCATCTCTCCGTGCGCGACAACATCGCCTTCGGCCTGAAGCGCGCACGTATGGCGCGCGACGAGATCGCCACGCGCGTCGCCGAGATGGTCGCGCTGGTGAAGCTCGAAGGCCTGGAGAAGCGCAAGCCCGATCAGCTCTCCGGCGGCCAGCGCCAGCGCGTCGCGCTGGCCCGTGCGCTGGCGCGCCGACCGCAGCTCCTGCTGCTCGACGAGCCGCTCGCAGCACTCGACAAGAAGCTGCGCGAGAGCACGCAAGGCGAGCTGATGGAGCTGCAGCGCCGGCTCGGGATGACCTTCATCATCGTCACGCACGATCAGGAAGAGGCGATGACGATGGCGAGCCGGATCGGCGTGATGAAGGCCGGCAAGCTCGCTCAAGTCGCCAGCCCCCGCGAGCTCTACGAGGCGCCGCGCTCGCGCTGGGTCGCGGAGTTCGTCGGCGACATCAACCTGTTCGATGGCGAGACCAAACTGCGCGACGGTCATCGTCTGGTCATTGGCACGCGCGATGCGGGTGCGCTGGTGGTGGCCGAGCCGCGCGAACCGGTCGGTGCGGGAAAATTCGCGGTCGCGATCCGCCCCGAGAAGGTCAAGCTGTCGCGGCGCGGCCCGGTGAGCGAGGCCGGTCGCGAAACCGCGATCAACGCCCTCGACGGCGTGATCGCCGACATCTGCTATCTCGGCGGTACCACCACCTATAAGGTGAAGCTCGACACGGGCGGAATCATTGAGGCGTCCGTCGCCAATAGCGCGCGCCTCGACGCCGACGCCTTCAGCCTGAACCAGCATGTCGTTGCCTGGTTCACGCCCGATGATTGCGTGGTGCTGCCGTCATGA
- a CDS encoding ABC transporter permease — protein MSARRIFARPARFSAIAPYVWMVLFFLAPFAFVLKISLSQTAIAQPPYEPVFELTAGWEALKAGFAALSLDNFRLLISDDIYVFAYVRSLTVAITATALLLLIGYPIAYGMARLPKRRQAVAMVLVIVPFWTSFLIRIYAWINILQHDGLLNQILLALHLVGQPVVWLSTDTAMYIGIVYSYLPFMILPLYATLAKMEPALEEAASDLGAPPWQVFWLVTFPLSLPGVGAGVLLCFIPVVGEFVIPDLLAGSNSLMIGQTLWLEFFTNKDWPVASAAAIALLVLLLLPLLLYERLQKRQLEEGR, from the coding sequence ATGAGCGCGCGCCGCATCTTCGCAAGGCCGGCGCGGTTCTCCGCCATCGCGCCCTATGTCTGGATGGTGCTGTTCTTCCTGGCGCCGTTCGCGTTCGTGCTGAAGATCAGCCTGTCGCAGACCGCGATCGCGCAGCCGCCTTACGAGCCGGTGTTCGAGCTGACGGCAGGATGGGAAGCGCTGAAGGCCGGCTTCGCCGCGTTGTCGCTCGACAATTTCAGGCTGCTCATCTCCGACGACATCTATGTGTTCGCCTATGTGCGCAGCCTCACCGTTGCCATCACCGCGACCGCGCTGCTGCTGCTGATCGGCTATCCCATCGCTTACGGCATGGCGCGATTGCCAAAACGTCGGCAGGCGGTGGCGATGGTGCTGGTGATCGTGCCGTTCTGGACCTCGTTCCTGATCCGGATCTATGCCTGGATCAACATCCTCCAGCACGACGGCCTGCTCAACCAGATCCTGCTGGCGCTGCATCTGGTCGGCCAGCCCGTGGTGTGGCTCTCCACCGATACTGCGATGTATATCGGCATCGTCTATTCCTATCTGCCGTTCATGATCCTGCCGCTCTACGCGACGCTCGCCAAGATGGAGCCGGCGCTGGAGGAGGCGGCCTCCGATCTCGGCGCGCCGCCCTGGCAGGTGTTCTGGCTCGTCACCTTCCCGCTGTCGCTGCCCGGCGTCGGCGCCGGCGTGCTGCTCTGCTTCATCCCTGTTGTCGGCGAGTTTGTGATCCCGGATCTCCTGGCCGGCTCCAACTCGCTGATGATTGGCCAGACGCTGTGGCTCGAGTTCTTCACCAACAAGGACTGGCCGGTCGCCTCGGCCGCGGCCATCGCGCTCCTGGTGCTGCTGCTGCTGCCGCTGCTGCTGTACGAACGGCTGCAGAAGCGGCAGCTGGAAGAGGGGCGCTGA
- a CDS encoding HD domain-containing protein, whose protein sequence is MPKQQRIRDPLHDIIDFNVDEVHLERVLWQVIQTRPFQRLRRIKQLGFSDFVYPGATHSRLLHSLGVFHTARYLMDVVRKYTHPFEQTRADQALAAALVHDVGHGPFSHAFEDVGRRLNLKLADHELVSETLIRDGEIAREFRELGSGFADDVADVVSGSGSSSIYSAVVSSQFDADRLDYIRRDRLMVGTEHAGIDFEWLIQNLEIGEVPYGVDETSLGKVRTFVLGPKAIFAAEAYVLGLFQLYPTVYFHKATRGAEKIYVELLARTITLVRDGSVASTGLTASHPLVKFAKDPENINCAKSAGGRLDRARALYERIRQIQTPAPLPQLP, encoded by the coding sequence ATGCCGAAACAACAGCGCATTCGCGACCCCCTGCACGACATTATCGATTTCAACGTTGATGAAGTGCATCTGGAGCGAGTGCTCTGGCAAGTGATTCAAACTAGGCCGTTTCAGAGGCTTCGAAGAATCAAGCAACTCGGATTCTCGGATTTCGTCTATCCGGGTGCGACACATTCGCGGCTTCTACACAGCTTGGGTGTTTTTCATACGGCGAGATATCTGATGGATGTCGTTCGCAAGTATACACACCCTTTTGAACAGACAAGGGCCGACCAGGCGCTTGCTGCGGCGTTGGTCCACGATGTGGGGCACGGACCTTTCAGTCACGCATTTGAGGATGTCGGACGAAGGCTAAACCTCAAGCTCGCCGACCATGAATTGGTCAGTGAAACTTTGATCCGTGACGGCGAGATCGCGAGAGAATTTCGAGAGTTAGGGTCCGGGTTTGCGGACGATGTCGCAGACGTCGTGAGCGGCAGCGGAAGCAGTTCGATCTATTCTGCGGTTGTATCCAGCCAATTCGACGCCGATCGTTTAGACTATATCCGCCGTGATCGACTAATGGTCGGAACTGAGCATGCGGGAATTGATTTCGAATGGCTGATCCAAAACTTGGAAATCGGTGAAGTACCCTACGGCGTGGACGAAACATCTCTCGGCAAGGTCCGAACGTTCGTTCTCGGCCCGAAAGCTATTTTTGCCGCCGAGGCATATGTGCTGGGCCTCTTTCAACTCTATCCTACTGTCTATTTTCATAAGGCAACACGTGGCGCCGAGAAAATCTACGTAGAACTTCTCGCTCGCACTATAACTCTCGTAAGGGACGGCTCTGTTGCATCAACAGGCCTTACAGCTTCTCACCCGCTAGTAAAATTTGCAAAAGATCCTGAGAACATCAACTGCGCTAAATCTGCTGGTGGCCGCTTAGATCGTGCACGAGCACTCTATGAGAGAATTAGACAGATTCAGACACCGGCACCACTTCCTCAACTTCCATAA
- a CDS encoding carbohydrate ABC transporter permease, translating into MKLPGVSEFSWRDVATEARLLLIGIPVLLWTMIPIYHMFLFAISPKEDAFSGKLWPDHPTLHNFEIVFKQQHYFLRDFYVQFWNSVVIAAAVGALTLVIATAAAFAISRLKVPGGRMVLNLALFTYFIPAAFLAVPMYRTMGNYGLLNNHWSLILAMVTIASPYAIWVLKQASDKLPVELDEAAVMDGATTLQIFRLVYLPLMMPSLVAIGTYAVLLAWNEYLYAFLLLSNDQEITLPVALGNFLAADDSPWELLMTTGFIYALPPAAVYYAFRRYMVGGLTAGAVKS; encoded by the coding sequence ATGAAGCTTCCCGGCGTAAGCGAATTTTCCTGGCGCGACGTCGCGACCGAAGCGCGGCTGCTCCTGATCGGCATTCCCGTCTTGCTGTGGACGATGATCCCGATCTACCACATGTTCCTGTTCGCGATCTCCCCGAAGGAGGATGCGTTCTCGGGCAAGCTATGGCCGGATCACCCGACGCTGCACAACTTCGAGATCGTGTTCAAGCAGCAGCACTATTTCCTGCGCGACTTCTACGTCCAATTCTGGAATTCGGTGGTAATCGCCGCCGCGGTCGGCGCGCTGACGCTGGTGATCGCCACCGCCGCGGCGTTCGCGATCTCGCGGCTGAAGGTGCCGGGCGGACGCATGGTGCTGAACCTTGCGCTGTTCACCTATTTCATCCCGGCGGCGTTCCTCGCCGTACCGATGTACCGGACCATGGGCAATTACGGCCTGCTCAACAATCACTGGTCGCTGATCCTGGCCATGGTGACGATCGCCTCGCCTTACGCGATCTGGGTGCTGAAGCAGGCCTCCGACAAGCTCCCGGTCGAGCTCGACGAAGCCGCCGTGATGGACGGCGCCACCACGCTTCAGATCTTCCGCCTGGTCTATCTGCCGCTGATGATGCCCTCGCTGGTCGCGATCGGCACCTATGCAGTGCTGCTGGCCTGGAACGAATATCTCTATGCGTTCCTGCTGCTCTCCAACGACCAGGAGATCACGCTTCCCGTGGCCCTCGGCAACTTCCTCGCCGCCGACGACTCGCCCTGGGAGCTCTTGATGACCACCGGCTTCATCTACGCGCTGCCGCCGGCCGCGGTCTACTACGCCTTCCGCCGCTACATGGTGGGCGGGCTGACGGCAGGTGCGGTGAAGTCGTAG
- a CDS encoding sensor domain-containing protein — MAEKNWHVGGTLPIAVQAVLCLAGAVAPAHAYALSDSFAAPSYVGTLDPNVVWEALIGGIVVCAFLAAIVLWIHSSLRRTRRLQLRRNAFVSSAMNNLNQGVVMTDARRRVIFCNDRYLEIYGLTRSDLRADMTGYDILELRRQRGVLGVSDDEFYEKAASPNGLITELPDGRAILVKYFILPNGGSVATHLDVSEQRKLSRQLASTKQFLETVLDNVPACVAAKNIEDGRYIFANSAYERFWGFSRDHVVGKNARELFAPASAASIEATDRTALLAPDGQYRNQFEVERGDEQRMVASIRIVVRNESNQPEFLLLVFEDITDRRSLSQELESTKKFLELVVDNIPVALIVEQVKDGRYLLANRSAETILNRRREEATGLTASDIFNAKEAKLIIARDEAAIKKRGMITEEHPISTKDGLRLFLTRRATVLSDAGEPQYLIKTHEDVTDRRQTESRMAHMAYHDGLTDLPNRAAFLQALTQMIEACEGTSEEFAVLCVDLDGLKEVNDVFGHALGDKLLIEVAHRLQDSARGGVVARLSGDEFGLIIDGKQPEAGLALAQQIGEAVAHEFQIDGRPVRAGITTGMSVFPHNGTDAASLLANAGAALFRAKQKSRGTISLYQPEMDQQIRDRRVLHQDLSMAIKNGELSLAFQPQGVARHSVAESEIIGFEALARWQHPVRGQVSPAEFIPIAEESGLIVEMGEWILREVCREAASWPNPLQVAVNLSPAQFMHGDVVGLVHSILLETGLAPGRLELEITEGVLIEDFDRGLALLRRLKALGVRISMDDFGSGYSSLSYLQAFPFDKIKIDRAFIINLGRNPQSAAIVRAVIDLGHGLEMSIIAEGVETVEQLAFLAKEGCDGVQGYLLGKPLPIGKYAGLVGRTEAMELALKTG; from the coding sequence ATGGCTGAGAAGAACTGGCACGTGGGCGGCACGCTTCCGATTGCTGTGCAGGCCGTGCTGTGCCTGGCCGGCGCGGTCGCGCCTGCGCACGCCTATGCCCTCTCGGACAGTTTCGCGGCGCCGAGCTATGTCGGCACGCTCGACCCGAATGTGGTCTGGGAAGCCCTGATCGGGGGCATCGTGGTCTGCGCGTTCCTCGCCGCGATTGTGCTGTGGATCCATTCATCGCTGCGGCGGACCAGGCGCTTGCAGTTGCGGCGCAATGCCTTCGTCTCCAGCGCCATGAACAATCTCAACCAGGGCGTGGTGATGACGGATGCGCGGCGCCGCGTCATCTTCTGCAACGACCGCTATCTCGAGATCTACGGCCTGACCCGGTCAGATCTCCGCGCCGACATGACCGGCTACGACATCCTCGAGCTGCGGCGCCAGCGCGGGGTTCTGGGCGTCTCCGACGACGAGTTCTATGAGAAGGCGGCCAGTCCCAACGGGCTCATCACCGAGCTGCCTGACGGTCGCGCCATCCTAGTCAAATACTTCATTCTGCCGAATGGCGGCTCGGTCGCGACCCATCTCGACGTCAGCGAGCAGCGCAAGCTGTCGCGGCAGCTCGCCTCGACCAAGCAGTTCCTGGAGACCGTGCTGGACAACGTGCCAGCCTGCGTCGCCGCCAAGAACATCGAGGACGGTCGGTACATCTTCGCCAACAGCGCCTATGAACGGTTCTGGGGCTTTTCGCGCGACCACGTCGTCGGCAAGAACGCGCGTGAGCTGTTTGCGCCGGCCTCGGCCGCCAGCATCGAAGCGACCGACCGCACCGCGCTGCTGGCGCCGGACGGGCAGTATCGCAACCAGTTCGAGGTTGAGCGTGGCGACGAGCAGCGCATGGTAGCCTCGATCCGGATCGTGGTCCGGAACGAGAGCAACCAGCCCGAATTCCTGCTGCTGGTGTTCGAGGACATCACCGACCGCCGCTCGCTGTCGCAGGAGCTGGAAAGCACCAAGAAATTCCTCGAACTCGTGGTCGACAACATCCCGGTGGCGCTGATCGTGGAGCAGGTCAAGGATGGCCGCTATCTGCTCGCCAACCGCAGCGCCGAAACAATCCTCAACCGCAGGCGCGAGGAAGCCACGGGCCTGACCGCGTCCGACATCTTCAACGCCAAGGAAGCCAAGCTGATCATCGCGCGCGACGAGGCGGCGATCAAAAAGCGCGGCATGATCACCGAGGAGCATCCGATCTCCACCAAGGACGGCCTACGGCTGTTCCTGACCCGCCGCGCCACCGTGCTCAGCGATGCCGGCGAGCCGCAATATCTGATCAAGACCCACGAAGACGTCACCGACCGTCGGCAGACCGAGTCGCGCATGGCGCACATGGCCTATCACGACGGCCTCACCGATCTGCCCAACCGCGCCGCTTTCCTGCAGGCGCTGACCCAGATGATCGAGGCCTGCGAGGGCACCAGCGAGGAGTTCGCCGTTCTCTGCGTCGATCTCGACGGCCTCAAGGAGGTCAACGACGTGTTCGGTCATGCGCTCGGCGACAAGCTCCTGATCGAGGTGGCCCATCGGCTCCAGGATTCCGCCCGCGGCGGTGTGGTGGCGCGCCTGTCCGGCGACGAGTTCGGCCTCATCATCGACGGCAAGCAGCCGGAGGCGGGTCTGGCGCTGGCGCAGCAGATCGGCGAGGCTGTCGCCCACGAATTCCAGATCGACGGCCGGCCGGTCCGCGCCGGTATTACCACCGGCATGTCGGTCTTCCCGCACAATGGCACTGACGCCGCCTCGCTGCTCGCCAATGCCGGTGCGGCGCTGTTCCGCGCCAAGCAGAAATCGCGCGGCACCATCAGCCTCTATCAGCCGGAGATGGACCAGCAGATCCGCGACCGCCGCGTGCTGCATCAGGATCTGTCGATGGCGATCAAGAACGGGGAGCTTTCACTCGCCTTCCAGCCGCAGGGCGTCGCGCGTCACAGCGTCGCTGAGAGCGAGATCATCGGCTTCGAGGCGTTGGCGCGCTGGCAGCACCCGGTGCGCGGCCAGGTCTCGCCGGCCGAATTCATCCCGATCGCGGAAGAGAGCGGCCTGATCGTCGAGATGGGCGAGTGGATCCTGCGCGAGGTCTGCCGTGAGGCGGCGTCCTGGCCGAATCCGCTCCAGGTCGCGGTCAATTTGTCGCCGGCGCAGTTCATGCACGGCGACGTGGTCGGCCTCGTCCATTCGATCCTGCTCGAGACGGGCCTTGCGCCCGGCCGGCTCGAGCTCGAAATCACCGAGGGCGTGCTGATCGAGGACTTTGACCGGGGCCTGGCGCTGCTGCGCCGCCTGAAGGCACTGGGCGTCCGTATCTCCATGGACGATTTCGGCAGCGGCTATTCCTCACTGAGCTATCTCCAGGCGTTTCCGTTCGACAAGATCAAGATCGACCGCGCCTTCATCATCAATCTCGGCCGCAATCCGCAATCGGCCGCGATCGTGCGCGCCGTGATCGATCTCGGCCACGGTCTCGAAATGTCGATCATCGCCGAGGGCGTCGAAACCGTGGAGCAACTCGCCTTCCTCGCCAAGGAAGGCTGCGACGGCGTGCAAGGCTACCTGCTCGGCAAGCCGCTGCCGATCGGGAAATATGCCGGCCTCGTCGGCCGCACCGAGGCCATGGAGCTTGCGCTCAAGACCGGCTAA
- a CDS encoding glycerol-3-phosphate dehydrogenase — translation MADYDLAIIGGGLNGVSLARDAAGRGLRVILFEQGDLGGAASSATPRLIHGDLSVLERRGFSRVRRALAERRTWLAIAPHLVRPMRFVIPAHSEERPPWLLRAGLYIYDSLASRSGLPRSATLDITHHPVGNALKRPFGVAFEYSDCVVDDSRLVVLTALDAAERGAAIRTGARCVRADRTDTWRLAVVDRGHRRTITSRALANTTGAWTSLVAETVLRQPQPRTAAVQMSQIVVPRLFESENVYVFQNSDGRLIFASPFVQDFTLIGTVTHAFTGDPAIVAMPGADVSYLCEAASRYFRERVAPTDVVRAVSGVNLTLASARGRDGTTLFHARRRKAPLITMFGGDVTTSRLRAERAVTRLTPFYPMSRPWTAGAPLPGGDFAWDRFDHEVDLARDRWRFLSEPQAQRLVAAYGSRLPAVLGEAKTRDELGHTFGPELTAAEVRYLMTREWARFPEDILWRRSKLGLTMPAADRDMLAAFMANVM, via the coding sequence ATGGCGGACTACGATCTTGCGATCATCGGCGGCGGCCTGAACGGTGTCAGCCTCGCCCGCGATGCGGCGGGCCGTGGCCTGAGGGTCATCCTGTTCGAGCAGGGCGATCTTGGTGGCGCAGCCTCGTCGGCGACGCCGCGGCTGATCCATGGCGATCTCTCGGTGCTGGAGCGCCGCGGCTTTTCGCGGGTGCGCCGAGCGCTCGCCGAGCGCCGGACCTGGCTCGCCATCGCGCCGCACCTGGTCCGGCCGATGCGTTTCGTGATTCCCGCCCATTCCGAGGAACGCCCGCCATGGCTGCTGCGCGCCGGGCTCTATATCTATGACAGTCTGGCGAGCCGAAGCGGCTTGCCTCGATCGGCGACCCTCGACATCACGCATCATCCTGTCGGCAACGCGCTGAAGCGTCCGTTCGGCGTGGCATTCGAATATTCGGACTGCGTCGTCGACGATTCCCGCCTGGTGGTGCTGACGGCGCTGGATGCAGCCGAACGCGGTGCCGCGATCCGGACCGGGGCGCGCTGCGTGCGCGCCGATCGGACCGACACCTGGCGGCTCGCAGTGGTCGATCGCGGCCATCGCCGCACGATCACGTCGCGCGCGCTCGCCAATACCACCGGCGCCTGGACGTCGCTGGTCGCGGAGACCGTGCTGCGGCAGCCGCAGCCGCGGACGGCGGCCGTGCAGATGAGCCAGATCGTCGTGCCCAGGCTGTTCGAGTCCGAGAACGTCTACGTCTTCCAGAACAGCGACGGGCGGCTGATCTTCGCAAGCCCGTTTGTGCAGGATTTCACGCTGATCGGCACGGTCACCCATGCTTTCACCGGGGATCCCGCGATCGTCGCGATGCCCGGGGCCGATGTCAGCTATCTCTGTGAGGCGGCGAGCCGCTATTTCCGCGAGCGCGTCGCCCCGACCGATGTGGTGCGGGCGGTCTCCGGCGTGAACCTGACGCTGGCGTCCGCGCGAGGGCGCGACGGTACGACGCTGTTCCACGCGCGCCGGCGCAAGGCGCCGCTGATCACGATGTTCGGCGGCGACGTCACCACCTCGCGCCTGCGCGCCGAGCGGGCGGTAACACGGCTGACGCCGTTCTATCCAATGTCGCGGCCCTGGACAGCGGGTGCACCGCTGCCGGGTGGTGACTTCGCCTGGGATCGTTTCGACCACGAAGTCGACCTCGCCCGCGACCGCTGGCGTTTTCTCTCGGAGCCGCAAGCCCAGCGCCTGGTGGCGGCCTATGGCTCGCGCCTGCCGGCCGTGCTCGGTGAGGCAAAGACCCGCGATGAGCTCGGTCACACCTTCGGCCCTGAGCTGACTGCTGCAGAGGTGCGCTATCTCATGACCCGCGAATGGGCGCGCTTTCCGGAGGACATCTTGTGGCGCCGTTCCAAGCTCGGCCTGACCATGCCGGCCGCGGACCGTGATATGCTGGCGGCGTTCATGGCGAATGTGATGTGA
- a CDS encoding ABC transporter permease subunit has product MRKVSRLSRFNVASLALGLAFLYLPILILVIYSFNASRLVTVWGGWSLRWYREFFNDRAMIEAAGMSLRVAVASATIATLLGTLAAVALSRGERFRGRTLFSGMLYAPLVMPEVITGLSLLLLFVALNAERGFWTVTIAHTTLTMCFVAVVVQSRLGSLDRSLEEAAMDLGCNPVHAFIAVTLPLIAPAIVAGWMLAFTLSLDDLVIASFTTGPGSATLPIRIYSEVRLGVKPEINAICTLVIGLIAVVIVIASLASKLSSSQGESAALL; this is encoded by the coding sequence ATGCGCAAGGTCTCCCGCCTCTCCCGCTTCAATGTCGCCTCGCTCGCGCTGGGACTCGCCTTTCTTTATCTGCCGATCCTGATCCTCGTGATCTATTCCTTCAATGCCTCGCGGCTGGTGACGGTGTGGGGGGGCTGGTCGCTGCGCTGGTATCGCGAGTTCTTCAATGATCGCGCCATGATCGAGGCGGCCGGGATGAGCCTGCGGGTCGCGGTCGCCTCCGCCACCATTGCGACGCTGCTCGGCACGCTCGCGGCGGTGGCGCTGTCGCGCGGTGAGCGCTTTCGCGGCCGCACGCTGTTCTCCGGCATGCTCTATGCGCCGCTGGTGATGCCGGAGGTGATCACGGGACTGTCCTTGCTGCTGCTGTTCGTGGCGCTGAACGCCGAGCGCGGTTTCTGGACGGTGACGATCGCCCACACCACGCTGACGATGTGCTTCGTCGCGGTGGTCGTGCAGTCCCGCCTCGGCTCGCTCGACCGTTCGCTGGAGGAGGCGGCGATGGATCTCGGCTGCAATCCGGTGCACGCCTTCATCGCCGTCACGCTGCCGCTGATCGCGCCTGCGATCGTCGCCGGCTGGATGCTGGCCTTCACACTGTCGCTCGACGATCTCGTGATCGCGAGCTTCACTACCGGCCCCGGTTCGGCGACCTTGCCGATCCGGATCTATTCGGAGGTGCGGCTGGGCGTGAAGCCGGAGATCAACGCGATCTGCACGCTGGTGATTGGCCTGATTGCGGTGGTGATCGTCATCGCCTCGCTCGCTTCAAAATTGTCGAGCTCGCAGGGCGAGAGCGCAGCGCTGCTGTAG